CAGTCCGCCTTCCTCGACCCACGCGGTGAGCTCGCGCCGGCGCGCCCCTCCGAGCACGACGCCGGTCGGGAACTGGTGCGCCGGTGTGGTCATCACCGCGCGCACGCCGCTGGTCCGGAGATCGTCGACGCGCAGCCCGTCCGCGTCGACCGGCACGGGGACCGGGTCGAGCCCGAGCCGCCGGAGCTGCTGTCGGGCACCGAAGGAACCCGGCTCCTCCATGCCGACCCGCGTCGTCCCACCCTCACGGAGCACGTGGGCGAGCAGGAAGAACGCCTGCGCGGCGCCTGCGACGACGAGAATGTCGTCAGGGTCGACGCTGATCCCGCGGTTGCGTGCGACCCACCGCGAGACGGCGCGGCGCAGCGCGGGAGCACCCCGCGGGTCGCCGTAGCCGAGGTCGGAGGCGGACCGCGCACCGAGGACCTCCCGCTCGGCCCGCAGCCACGCCGCCCGAGGGAAGGCCGTCAGGTCCGGGACACCTGGCGAGAGGTCGATGCGGGCCGGGACGGCACGGAGGCGGTCGACGACGTCGTCGGCGCCGAGGTCGTCGAAGATGCCCGCCGCGCTGTCAGGTGTCGGCACGGGTCCGCTCGCAGGCGCGGACACCGGACGGGAGACCACGACGGTCCCGCCGCGCCCACGACCGACCACGTGGCCCTCGTCGACGAGTCGCTGGTAGGCCTCGGTGACCACGCCGCGCGACACGCCGAGCTCAGCGGCCAGGGTCCGACTGGCGGGCAGGCGGTCGCCCGTGCCCAGGACCCCGTCGCCGATGGACTCGCGGATCCGGCCGGTGAGCCACGCCGTGCGCTCGCCCTGCGGCACCTCCCCCAGTCGGAGAACCAGGAAGTCGGACCCGCTGCCATCGCGACGTTTGGACCCGTCCATCGGGTGTTGATTGGCACTGTGCACCGGGCCATTCTGCCGACATCGTGAAGGACATGCACCATGAACCTCAACAGTCCTCCATCGCCGGCTACCTGCCCGGCGCCATCGGCATGGCTCTCGTCGGCGGCAGCGTCGCGGTGTCCCACGTGCTCGTGGACGCCCCGCTGATGACGGCGCAGACCATCCGGTACGCCGCAGCAGCCGTGCTGCTCGTGCTCTGTGCGCGCGTCCTCGGGCGTCCCGTGCCGATGCCACGAGGCTCCGAGTGGGCCCTCCTGGTGCTCCTGGCCGGATCCGGTCTGGTGCTCTTCAACATCGCCCTCGTCCGTGGTGCCGAGCACGCAGAACCTGCGGTGATCGCCGTGGCGGTCGCGTCCGTCCCCATCGTGCTGGGGCTGATCGGGCCGCTCCTCGAGGGCGGATCACCGACCCGGCGACTGCTGGCCGCGGCGGCGCTGGTCACCGCCGGGAGCGTGCTCGTCCAGGGATTCGGGCGCACCGACGCGTACGGGGTGTTCTGGGCCGCCGTCGCGCTCGCGTGCGAGGCGGCGTTCACCCTCCTCGCAGTTCCGCTCCTGCCGCGCCTCGGGGCGTGGGGCGTCTCGGTCCACTCGGTGGTGGTCGGCACGCTCATGTTCGGCGTCCTCGCCCTCGTCGGAGAGGGCCCGACGGCGGTCACGCGGATCCAACCCGACCAGTGGGTGGCCATCGCCTACCTGGCCGCCCTGGTGACCGCTGTCGCGTTCGTGCTCTGGTACGCCACGGTGGCTCGCGTCGGTGCCGCCTCCGCGGGTCTCCTGACCGGCGTGGCACCCGTCGCGGCGGCCGGAGCCGGCATCGTGGTCACCGGAGACGTGCCTTCGCCGTACGTGTGGATCGGCATCGCCGTCGTCGGTGCGGGTCTGGCCCTCGGACTCGCCCGACGCGCGACACGTCGGCGCTCCGCCGTCGGCATGGTCACCGCCTCTCTGGCACCCTAGCCACGTGCCCGACTCACCGACCGAGAGCTGGTTCAGCGACGCGTTCCGCAACGCGTGGGAGACCGAGCAGCGGCGACTGGGACGCTTCAACCTCGCGATCTTCGGCAAGACCGGCGTCGGTAAGAGCACGCTGGTGAACGCGATCTTCGGTGACGAGATCGCAGCGACCGGGATCGGCGAGCCGGTCACCCGCGAAGAGCACCTCTATCTCCACAAGAGCGGCACGCTCGGCGTCCTCGACACGCGCGGCCTCGAGGTCGGCGTCGACAACGCCGCGATCATCGCGGAGGTCGGCGAGCACGTCGCCCGGATGCGGCACCGCCCTCTGGAGGAGCACCTGCACGTCGCCTGGTTCTGCGTCCGCGCCGGTGACCGCCGGTTCGAGGAGACGGAGGCCGAGTTCGTCCGGGAGCTCGCGCGTCTGGGCGTGCCTGTGCTGCTCGTGATGACCCAGGTGCCGCGCATCGAGGGACAGGTGCATCCCGACGCCCTCGCACTGGCTGCCGAGATCGAGCGGCGCGAGCTCCCGATCCACCGCAACCACGTGTACCTCACGATGGCCCTCGCCGACCCGTTCGCCCGTCTCGAGGCGCACGGCCTGATGGACGTCCTCGATGCCACCTTTCGCAGCGCCCCGGAAGGGGTAGCCAACGCGATCACGGCTGCCCAGCGCATCGACCTGGCGCGCAAGCGCAAGCGGGCGGGCGACGCGATCAAGCTGGCGACGAGTGCCGCGGGGACGGCCGGAGCAAGCCCCATCCCCTTCTCCGACGCCGCCGTGCTCGTGCCGATCCAGATCACGTTGATGGCCTCGATCGCCAGCACGTACGGGTTGAGTCTCGAGCGGTCGACCGCGGCGTCCCTCGCAGCGACGGCAGCCGCCACCGTCGCCGGTCGGACCGCCGTGACGAGCCTGCTCAAGCTCATCCCCGGGGCCGGCACCGTCGTCGGCGGGACCGTCAACGCCGCCGTCGCCGGCACCCTGACGTACGCCGTCGGTCACGCCTGGACACGCGTCTGCGAGCGCCTCGCGCAGGGAGACCTCCAGACGGTGGGCGGTGCCCTGGACAGCGCGACCATCCGACGTGTGTTCATGGACGAGTTCGCCAAGCAGGCGAAGCGGCGACGCCCACCGGCCGTCGAGCGCTGAGGCGCGCGCCGGGCTCTACCTCCGCCGACGCCGGCCACGGCTACGACGCGGCGGCCACGCAGCTCCACCGAGCGGGGCGATCGGCGGTGGTGCTGCCTCGTCCTGCGCCGGTACGGGCAGCACCCCCAGGATGCGGCGGAGGCTCACCACGACGGCACCTCCGGGGAACAGGCTCTCGCCCTGTCCGCTCGTGGCCACGACGAGGTCCGCCAGGCGCTGCACGCCGTCGACCAGCGGACGCGTGTCCTCGGGTCCCAGCGGATCGTCGCCGACCAGGCGGCGTACGACGTTGGCGAGCTCTTCGAGCACGTCGGCGACGGCGGGCGCACCCTCTCCCCCGGCGCGCAACCACGGGCGCTCTGACCCCTGGACCTCGCCGAGCATGTACGCGAGGTTCTCCACCAGCGCGGCGACACGCTCGAGGACGTCCGCCTCGTCCCGCCGGCGCTGGACCAGGTCACGCCACCTGGCGGCTCGGATGTTCCCGCGGAGCGACTCGTCGAGCGTCGAGAAGCTCTCTCGGAGCCGCAGGGCGTCGGGAAAGACCTCACGCGTCACGCCCTGCCAGGTCGCCTTCGGGTCGTCGCTGTCGCCACGCAGCACCTCGGCCATCTCGTCGAGCTGGTCGGCCACCTCCGCAGCGAGGGCGTCCAGCCGTCGGCGCGCCACCCGCGCGGGCACCGGCGGGAGCGCCAGCGTGAGCGCGACCCCGACCGCCGCACCGAGCGCGACCTGGCCGACCAGGCCGGAGACGAAGCCCGAGGTGTCGATGTTGCCGAGGATGTAGGTGAACAGCGCCGCCGTGATCACCCAGGTCCGACCGTCGCCGAGCAGGTCCCATCCAGCGAGCACGACCGCGACGAGCACCAGGAGGCCGACGCCGGCCCATCCGGGCAGCGGCAGCACGTGGAAGACCGCGCCGACCGCCGCGCCGATCACGAGAGCGCCGAAGATCTGCGCCGACTCCCTCACCGAACCCGCAACGCTGGGGTGCACGGCGAGGACGGCACCCATCGGCGCGTAGTACGCGTAGTCCCCGACCGGGCTCGGGAGCAGGTTGCCGAGCTGCCAGGCAAGCGCGGCAGCGACGGCTGCCTTGATGGCGATGTGGAGCCGCGACCCGAGGAGCGGGTCGCTGCTCGTCGTCGAGCGCATCAGCATGCCGTCCACGCTAGTCGGGTGCGTTCGCGCCAGCCGATCGCTCCCGCCACCACCGTGGTCAGCGGGCGCGGTGCTCGGCTGCCCCGGCGAAGGTGGCGGCCTCGCGGTCGACGAGTGCGCGGTAGTGCGTACCCCCGATCGCGCCGGTGATGCGCGCGAGCGGGCCGCTCTGCACGAGGCGCAGCTCCAGCCGGGAGCCGGACCCGCGGGGGACGAACCGGTGCGACGCCTCTGTCCGGACACCGAGGACCGACGAACGCCACGTGAAGCCCGCACCGGGTTCGACGTCGGTCACGAGCCACGTCAGTGCCCGCATCGACGGCTGACGGACGACGTAGCGCTGCCCGACGACGAGACCGCTCCCGTCCTTGGGCCGCACCTTGATGAAGCTGTCGGTGAGCAACGGCCACTCTGCCGGATCGGCAAGGACGGTCCACGCCACCTCGACCGGGGCGTCGACGTCAACCCCGACCTCGTACCTCATGCGAACGACCACCAGGCGACGCCCACGCAGATCACCAGCATGCCGATCGCGTTGACGAACAGGTTGCGTCCCAGGTCGCGTGCCCGCACGTGCGCGGTGATCGCGGCGAGGAAGTAGGCGACGAGCGCGAGCGTCGTGACCAGCCCGAGGTACGGGATCCAGATCCCGGCGACGAGACCTGCTGCGGCGGCGAGCTTGAGCGGTGTCAGGACTGGCCACCACCGCCGCGGGAACCGGACGTCGGTAAGGCAGTCGCGGACGAACGGGAGGGGCTTGAGACAGAAGATGGCGTCGGCGAGCTGGATCACAGCCAGCACGACCACGGGCCATACAGGATCGGGGAGAGCACTCACACGTCTTCCTCTCGTCGGCGTCGGCGAAAAGCGGTCACGCGCGCGCGACCCGCACACGTGTCGGAGCAGTAGCGCCGCGGGCGGCCTCGCGGTCGGTCGATCCACACGTCCACGCACGCCGCACCCTCGCAGGTGCCGATCGCGTCGGCTCCGCGTTCCACGAGCATGTCATGGACCGTGCGCAGCGCTGCGACGAGGAGAGCGTCGCGCGGGCTCGCCGGCACCCAGCCGTCCCGGACATGGCCGTCGACCAGGGCGACGCGGACCGTCGTCCCTGCGCCGGCGAGCAGCTCGTCGACGATGCGGATGCGCTCGACCGGCGACTCCGCCGCGAACAGCGGGTGGAGCAGGTCGGCGACCCGCACGAGGTCGGGGTCGCTGAACGCAACGTCCGGCGCCACTTGCTCCGTCGGCGGAAACGCGCTGTCGGACTCGCCTGCCTCGACGCGTGGCGCCGTGCCCCACTCGTTCACGAGGGTCACGACGGCGTCGGGCTCCAGTACCAGCACGCCATCAGTGTAACGGTAAACATCGCAGTATGGCGTTATGATGGACCGATGGTCGATCCGTCGGTCATTCCCGCGTTCGTCGCCGCAGTGCTCGCGGTGACGCTCGCCCCTGGGCCTGACAACACCTACATCGCGGCCGTCGCGCTGCGTGACGGGCCGCGCGCCGGCGTGATCTCCGCTCTCGGGATGGCGCTCGGCATGGTCGTCCACGTGCTCGCGGCGACCGCAGGGCTCGCCGCGCTGCTCGCCGTCGACCCTGCGCTCATCGTCGCCGTGCAGATCGCCGGTGCGGGCTACCTCGGATGGCTCGCCGTCGTCACCGTGCGCGAGCTCGGTCGATCTGCCGCCCAGACGCTCAGCCCTCGGTCGCGCGACGTCCTCGTGCGCGCGGTGATCACCAACCTCACCAATCCCAAGGTCATCCTCTTCTTCGCCGCGTTCCTCCCGGGCTTCGTCGTCGCAGGCCACGGGCCACCGGCACTGCAGATGCTGACCCTCGGGTCCACGTTCCTGCTCATCGGCCTCGCGTGCGACGCCGCGATCGGCGTCGCGGCCGGACGGCTCGGGCGCTCGCTGGACACGGGCGGTCGCGCCGGCACCGCCCTCACGGTCGTCGCCGCCTGCGTCTACGCCGTCCTGGCGGCGCTCCTGCTGGTCGACGCACTCCGTACGATCTCTGCGTGAGCGTCCATCCCCTCTGGCGTCCGTACGAGACGCCCACCCAGGAGCAGACCGACCGCGCGTTCGTCACCGGCACCGAGCCCCGCCTGGCCGGCGGCCACGTCGACGTCGTCCCGTACGACTCCGCCTGGCCTGCCACGTACGCGCAGGTTGCCGATCGCATCAGCGGCGCACTCGGCGATCTGGTCGTCGCCGTCCAGCACGTCGGTTCCACCTCCGTGCCCGGCCTGTCGGCGAAGCCGGTCCTCGACATCGACCTGGTCGTCGCCTCCCCCGCCGACGAGGCTTCGTACCTCCCGGCGCTCGAGCGGCTCGGATTCGTCCTCAGGATCCGCGAGCCGTGGTGGGAGGAGCACCGGATGCTGCGCCTCGACGAGCCGATGGTGAACCTCCACGTCTTCGGTCCGGACGCCGCGGAGCCGCACCGCCACCGCATCTTCCGGGACCGTCTGCTGACCGACGGTGCGGACCGGGCGGCGTATGCGCGTCTCAAGGAGGAGATCGCCACCCGAGAGGTCGGGACCGTCATGGCCTACAACGCAGCGAAGTCGGCGCTGATCTACGAGATCTACGAGCGGGCGTTCGCCGCCGATCCCGAGCACCCCCACGACCCGCAGCCGATCGACCCGGGCATCGCCGGGACCTAGACCGGCAGCAGGCGCCCGACGACACGGGAGAGCTGGTCGACCGTGCGGCACTCGTGCATGTCGACGACCTGCGCGTACGCCGGAGCGACCGAGTCGCCCAAGCCCCAGCGACCCTCGTGCTCGGGGTTCAGCCAGAACGTCCGCCTCGCTCGCCCGACGATGTCACGCAGCGCGTCGAGGTCGGGGTCGAGGTGGTTGGCGCGCGCGTCGCCGAGGATCAGGACGCTCGTCCGAGGGCCGATCACGGCGCCGTAGCGACTGACGAACGACCGCAGCGCGCGGCCGTAGTCGCTCGAGGCGTGCCAGGGGGCGACGTTCGCGTTCGCCGCGATGCGCTCGGCGAGCGCGCCCGGATCCGCCTCGCCGCCGGTGACGAGCTCGGTGACCTCGTCGGTGTGGTTGACGAACGCGAACACCCGCACCCTGCTGAACTGTTCGTGCAACGCCTGGACGAGCAGCATCGTGAATCCCGCGAACCCGGCGACCGACCCCGACACGTCGCACAGCAGCACCAGCTCGGGCCGCGCCTTGCGCCGGTGCTCGAACACCGGGTTCAAGGGCACGCCGCCGTACGACATCGACCGGCGGAGGGTCCGCCGGATGTCGACCTGACCGCGGTTTCGCCGACGGCGTCGGGCCGACAGCCGGGTGGCGAGCCGTCGTGCGAGCGGCTGGACCGTACGCCGCAGCTCGAGCACCTGCTCACGGCTGGCGGCGAGGAACTCGACCTGGCTGGCGTCCGGGCGGACGGCGTACTTCGCGACCCGGTCGCGCCCGCGCACCTCGGCCGAACGACGGCTCGCCTCGGTCTGGACGAGCTCGCGGAAGCGCTCGACGTCGCGGCGGACCTCGTCGCGGTCGAGTCGCTCGACGAAGCCCGTCGTGCTCCCCCGCTGTGCGAGGGCGCGCACGATCGCGGTCTGTGGGCGCAGCTGCTCCAGCGTCTGACGGGCCGACCATCCGGCGCCGGCCGTCCCGGGTCCTGAACCGGCCTGAACCGCACCCAGCGCGTCGACCGCCGCTGCGGCGACGTCTTCGAGCGCCTCCCGGCCGCCGTCGGCGAGTGCCGCGACGAGGTCGTCGCGGAGGTCGGCGACGGTGCTCGGCTGCTCGGTCGACTCCGGCTCCTTCTCGCGGATGGTCTCCCGTGCCCCGACCGCGGCCGGGAAGTAGACGTCGAACACCGCGTCGAACACGCGGCGCTGCCCCGTACGCCGGATCAGGGCGGCGGCGAGACCCTCGCGGAGAAGGTCGCGGTCAGCGAGCGACAGGACGCCCATCACCCGGGCCGCGTCCACGGTCTCGCTCGTGCCGACGATCAGCCCGTGACCGCGCAGCGACTCGACCATCGCGACCAGGCGACCGGGCACCCCACGATTTGACGCGTTATCCACCCGTCAGCCCCGCCGTTCGGTGGACAACCCGTCAAATCGTGGGGTGTCGTCGAGCTGCAGGTGCTTGCGGGCGCGGGCGACGTCGTCGGTGTGCTTGAGGAGCACACCCAACGTCTCGTCGACGACCGACTCGTCGAGCGACTCCGCTCCGAGCGCGAGGAGCGTACGCGCCCAGTCGATGCTCTCCGACACCGACGGCGCCTTGCGCAGGTCGATCCGCCGCAGGGCGTTGACGACCCTGACCAACGACGTCGCGAGAGTGTCGTCCACACCCGGCACGCGCGAGCGTACGATCCGCTCCTCGAGCTCCGCGTCGGGGAAGTCGATGTGCAGGAACAGGCACCGCCGCCGGAGCGCCTCGCTCAGCTCGCGCGTGGCGTTCGAGGTGAGCACCGTGAACGGTGCGTGCCGGGCGGTGATCGTGCCGAGCTCGGGAACCGTGATGGCGTAGTCGCTCAGGACCTCGAGCAGGAGCCCTTCGATCTCGAGGTCGGCCTTGTCGACCTCGTCGATGAGGAGGGTGCTCGGCCGCTCGGACCGGATCGCCTGGAGCAACGGACGCGCGAGGAGGAACTCGTCCGTGAAGATGTCGTCGCGCGTCGCGTCCCACGTCTCCCCGCGGCCGGAGGTGATGCGGAGGAGCTGCTTGGCGTGGTTCCACTCGTACAGCGCCCGCGCCTCGTCGACACCCTCGTAGCACTGCAGCCGGACCAGGCCCGCGCCCGTCGCCTGGGCCACGGCGCGGGCGAGCTCGGTCTTGCCGACGCCGGCCGGGCCCTCGACCAGCAGCGGCTTGTCGAGCCTGTCGGCGAGGAAGACGGTGGTCGCGACGGACGGCGAGGCCAGGTAGCCGTAGACGGCCAGCTGCTCGGTGACGTCCTCGACGGAGGAGAAGCGTTCGCTCACGCGGTCAGCCTACGCGGGCACCGCCCGCCGTCGTGCCCGCCTCAGAGCAGGTGCGAGAACGCGTGGATGGTCACCCCGGCGAGCGCGCCGACCACGGTGCCGTTGATCCGGATGAACTGGAGGTCGCGTCCGACGTGCAGCTCGATGCGCCGCGACGCCTCCTTGCCGTCCCACCGGTTGACCGTCTCCGAGATCACGGTCGCGATCTCGCTGCCGTAGTTCGTGACCACGAAGGCCGCGGTGTCGCTGGCCATCCGGTCGAGACGCGCCTGGAGCTCCGGCTCGGACACGATGCGTTCGCCGGTCTCGCAGAGGATCGCCACGAGCCGCGTGCGAAGCATGCCTGCGGACTCGTCGAGCGAGTCGAGGAGGGCGTGGCGCAACCCGCTCCACAGCGCGACCGCGACGTCGACGACCTGGGGCTGCGAGAGGATCCGCTCCTTGAGCGCCTCGGCGCGCGCCTGGGTCGCCGGGTCGTGCTGGAGGTCGTCGGAGAGCTGCACCAGGAACTCGTCGAGGGACTGCCGGACGCGGTGCTCCGGGTCGGCGCGCACGTCGTCGACCCACGACAGCGTCTCCCGGTAGAGCCGTGTGGAGATCTTGTCGTCGACCCAGTGCGGAGTCCACCAGGGCGCGCGGTCGGCGACCATTCCCTCCACCGTCTCCTGGTTCTCGAGGAGCCAGCGGTGCAGCTCCTCGACGCCGATGTCGACGAGGCCGTGGTGCGCGCCGTCACGCACGATCTCCCCGAGCGCCTGTCCGGCAGCCGGGCTGAGCTCCTCGGACTTGAGGCGGGGAACGATCACCTCACGGACGATCGCCGCCACGTCGTCGTCGCTGATCCGCGACAGACCGTCGCGCAGGATGCGGGAACCGATGTCGACCAACCTCCGCGCATGGGTGGGATCGGCGATCCAGCTGCCGATCCGCAGGCTGATGCGGGCCGACTCGACCCGCTCCCGGACGACGGCCTCGTTGAGGAAGTTGTCGGTGACGAACTCCTGCAGGCTCACACCGAGCGCGTCCTTGCGCTTCGGGATCAGCGCCGTGTGCGGGATCGGGAGGCCCAGCGGGTGCTTGAAGATCGCGGTCACGGCGAACCAGTCAGCCAAGGCGCCCACCATCGCGGCTTCCGCACCCGCGTTGACGTAGCCGAGGCCTCCCGCCTCGCCGTAGGTGAGCGCGTACACGATCGCGGCGAGGACCAGCAGGCCCGACGCGAGGGTGCGCATCTGCCGAAGCCCGCGTCGTCGTTCGGCGTCCGAACCACCCAGGGACTCCGGAACAGTGAAGCCGATGGTCCGCAACTCACTCACGCGGGAAGCCTAGCCGGACCGGTCGGGCAGGTCCGTTCGCCGACAGTCGGACCCCGCACCTCGACCAGCGGGGGCGGGGGGTCGACCAGCGGGGGCGGGGAGCTCGACCAGCGGGGATCGTGGAGTCCACCGACGGGATGCGGCGGGCCGATCGCCCTAGACTCCCAGCATGACCTTCAACGAGGGTGCGGACCTCGACACCAGCCAGGTCCGCAGCGGTGGTTCGAGCCGGACGGGTGTCGCCATCGGCGGCGGCGCAGGAGGCATCATCCTCCTGATCATCGGCCTCCTCCTGGGGGTCAACCCGTTCGAGCAGGGTGGATCCGCGGGCGCGTTCGACACCTCGCAGGTCCAGCAGGCCGGCTCGACCGAGATGGACTTCTCGCAGTGCCAGACCGGAGCCGACGCCAACCGCGACGACGTGTGCCGCGTCATCGGCACCGTGAACAGCGTCCAGGACTACTGGCGCGAGGCGCTCCCGGCCGACGCGAACCGCCAGTACCGCGACGCGTACACGGTCATCTACTCCGGCCAGACCCAGTCGGCGTGCGGCACCGCGAGCAACGCCGTCGGCCCCTTCTACTGCCCGACCGACGAGCAGGTGTACATCGACGCCTCGTTCTTCGACGAGCTGACCAGCCGGTACGGCGCGGACGGCGGCGCGCTGGCGCAGATGTACGTCGTCGCCCACGAGTACGGGCACCACGTCCAGAACATCCTCGGCGTCCTCCAGTACGCCCAGCAGGACCGTGAGGGCCCCACCTCGGGCGCCGTCCGGGTCGAGCTGATGGCGGACTGCCTCGCCGGCGTCTGGGCGCACCACGCGTCGACCACCGAGGACGCTGACGGCACCACACTCATCCAGCCGCTCACCGAGTCCGACATCGAGTCCGCACTGTCGGCCGCGGCCGCCGTCGGCGACGACCGCATCCAGGAGTCGGCGACCGGACGCGTGAACCCGGAGAGCTGGACTCACGGTTCGGCGGAGCAGCGTCAGCGCTGGTTCATGACCGGCTACGAGTCGGGCAACCTCAACTCGTGCGACACGCTTTCCGCCCGGCAGCTCTGACACCGTGACCGTGACGTTCCCCGGTCCGCTGGTCCCCGCACCGGACCGGGTCACGGCCCCGCAGCGCCGCCTGCTCGGCGTCGAGGTGTGGATCGTCCTGCTGCTGTCGCTGCTCCAGTCGGCGATCTACGCGACGGTCTCACTGGTCGCGAAGCTCACGCGCGGCCCCTTGTCGGACCAGACTGCGACGCTCAACGCCTCGCGCAGCGACCGGTCGTGGCTGGACCTCACCTACCAGCTCCTCGGCATCGGGTTCGCGCTGATGCCGGTGGTTCTCGTGCTCTACCTCCTTGTCCGCTCGGGCGACGCACCGCGCCGCGTGATGGGCATCGGGCGTGGGTCTCCTGCCGGGGACGCCGGCTGGGGCATCGGCCTCGCGGCCCTCATCGGGCTCCCCGGACTGGCGTTCTACTTCATCGGGCGCGCGGTCGGCATCACGGCGACGATCGTGCCGAGCGCGCTCGACGACCACTGGTGGCGTGTCCCCGTCCTGATCTCGTCGGCGCTGATGAACTCGGTCCTCGAGGAGGTCATCGTCGTCGGCTACCTCATGTGGCGGCTGACGCAGCTCGGGTGGGGCCGGTGGCAGGTTCTGGCGACGAGCGCGGCGCTGCGCGGGTCGTACCACCTCTACCAGGGGGTCGGCCCGGCGATCGGCAACGCGGTGATGGGTATCGTGTTCGGGTACTTCTATCAGCGGACAGGGCGCATCGTCCCGCTGGTGATCGCCCACGCGATCCTCGACATCGTCGCGTTCGTCGGGTACGCCCTCCTGAAGGACGCCCTCAACCTTCCTTGACACACACAGCCCTAGGGATTCTCGGATGACGGTCGGTGAGCTGCGTACGCGCTTGCGCGAGGTGACGCTGCGCGACGAGCGCCGCCTGCGCCGCAGCCTCGACCGCGCGGCGTCGCAGCGCGACGCAGATCGCCGCAGCCACCAGCTGGCCGACGTCGAGAAGCAGGTCGCGGCCGCCGAGCGCCGGGTCGCGTCCCGTACGGCGGCGGTGCCGGCGCTCGAGTACCCGCCGGAGCTGCCCGTCTCGGACCGACGCGACGACATCGCTGCAGCGCTCGACGAGCACCAGGTGATCGTGGTCGCCGGCGAGACCGGCTCCGGCAAGACGACGCAGCTGCCGAAGATCGCGCTCGGCCTCGGTCGCGGCGTCCGCGGCACGATCGCCCACACGCAGCCGCGTCGCATCGCCGCCCGCAGCGTCGCCGCCCGCGTGGCCGAGGAGACCAAGACGACGCTCGGCGAGACGGTCGGCTACGCCGTGCGCTTCGACGACCGCTCTGGTCCGGACACGCTCGTCCGCGTGATGACCGACGGCGTGCTGCTCGCCGAGATCCACGACGACCCGCTGCTGCTGCGCTACGACACCGTGATCGTCGACGAGGCCCACGAGCGCTCCCTGACGATCGACTTCCTGCTCGGCTACCTCCGCCGGCTCCTCCCCCGTCGTCCCGACCTGAAGGTCGTCATCACGTCGGCGACCATCGACCCGCAGCGCTTCGCCGCCCATTTCGCCGACGCGGCCGGCAACCCCGCCCCGATCATCGAGGTCAGCGGGCGGACGTACCCGGTGGAGATCCGCTACCGCCCCCTCGCGGAGCGCGAGGACGGCGACGTCCTCGCCGCGATCGGCGACGCCGTGGACGAGCTGGGCCGCGAGTCGGACGGGGACGTCCTGGTCTTCCTCTCCGGCGAGCGCGAGATCCGCGACACCGCCGACATGCTGCGCGACCGCAAGATGCGCCGGACCGAGATCCTCCCCCTGTACGGCCGGCTGTCCGCGGCTGAGCAGCACAAGGTCTTCGAGGCGCACACCGGTCGCCGGATCGTCCTCGCCACCAACGTCGCCGAGACGTCGTTGACCGTGCCGGGCATCCGTTACGTCGTGGACCCCGGCACGGCACGCATCTCGCGCTACAGCCAGCGGCTGAAGGTGCAGCGCCTCCCCATCGAGCCGATCTCGCAGGCGAGTGCGAACCAGCGTGCCGGGCGGTCGGGTCGTACGTCGGACGGCATCTGCATCCGCCTCTACGCCGAGGACGACTACGAGGGCCGCCCGGAGTTCACCGACCCGGAGATCCTGCGGACGAACCTCGCGTCGGTCATGCTCCAGATGGCGTCTCTGGACCTGGGCCCGGTCGAAGACTTCCCGTTCCTCGACCCACCGGACCAGCGGGCCGTCCGTGACGGGGTCGGTCTTCTCGAGGAGCTCGGCGCGCTCACCGCCGGCGCGAAGGGGATGCGGAGCTCGCTCACCGAGGTCGGGCGGCAGGTGGCGGCCTTCCCCCTCGACCCGCGCCTCGCCCGGATGCTCGTCGCCGCGTCCACCTACGGCGTCCTGCGCGAGATGCTGGTGATCGTCTCGGCGTTGTC
Above is a genomic segment from Mumia sp. Pv4-285 containing:
- a CDS encoding PLP-dependent aminotransferase family protein; its protein translation is MDGSKRRDGSGSDFLVLRLGEVPQGERTAWLTGRIRESIGDGVLGTGDRLPASRTLAAELGVSRGVVTEAYQRLVDEGHVVGRGRGGTVVVSRPVSAPASGPVPTPDSAAGIFDDLGADDVVDRLRAVPARIDLSPGVPDLTAFPRAAWLRAEREVLGARSASDLGYGDPRGAPALRRAVSRWVARNRGISVDPDDILVVAGAAQAFFLLAHVLREGGTTRVGMEEPGSFGARQQLRRLGLDPVPVPVDADGLRVDDLRTSGVRAVMTTPAHQFPTGVVLGGARRRELTAWVEEGGLVLEDDYDAEHRYDRAPVPALRATLGDGVAYVGSVSKLLAPALRTGWLVAPRSLRSSLVRLKRDVDLGNPVLAQLVLAHLMESGALERQLRALRTRHRNRRDAMVAALGERLPDATVRGAAAGLHLVVTLPDGIDDTLVARAALERGVKLHPLSLHRQLPGAPGLVMGYAAHPPGVVTEGIGLVADSIEGVLDKT
- a CDS encoding DMT family transporter, whose product is MHHEPQQSSIAGYLPGAIGMALVGGSVAVSHVLVDAPLMTAQTIRYAAAAVLLVLCARVLGRPVPMPRGSEWALLVLLAGSGLVLFNIALVRGAEHAEPAVIAVAVASVPIVLGLIGPLLEGGSPTRRLLAAAALVTAGSVLVQGFGRTDAYGVFWAAVALACEAAFTLLAVPLLPRLGAWGVSVHSVVVGTLMFGVLALVGEGPTAVTRIQPDQWVAIAYLAALVTAVAFVLWYATVARVGAASAGLLTGVAPVAAAGAGIVVTGDVPSPYVWIGIAVVGAGLALGLARRATRRRSAVGMVTASLAP
- a CDS encoding GTPase family protein, coding for MPDSPTESWFSDAFRNAWETEQRRLGRFNLAIFGKTGVGKSTLVNAIFGDEIAATGIGEPVTREEHLYLHKSGTLGVLDTRGLEVGVDNAAIIAEVGEHVARMRHRPLEEHLHVAWFCVRAGDRRFEETEAEFVRELARLGVPVLLVMTQVPRIEGQVHPDALALAAEIERRELPIHRNHVYLTMALADPFARLEAHGLMDVLDATFRSAPEGVANAITAAQRIDLARKRKRAGDAIKLATSAAGTAGASPIPFSDAAVLVPIQITLMASIASTYGLSLERSTAASLAATAAATVAGRTAVTSLLKLIPGAGTVVGGTVNAAVAGTLTYAVGHAWTRVCERLAQGDLQTVGGALDSATIRRVFMDEFAKQAKRRRPPAVER
- a CDS encoding aromatic acid exporter family protein; the encoded protein is MLMRSTTSSDPLLGSRLHIAIKAAVAAALAWQLGNLLPSPVGDYAYYAPMGAVLAVHPSVAGSVRESAQIFGALVIGAAVGAVFHVLPLPGWAGVGLLVLVAVVLAGWDLLGDGRTWVITAALFTYILGNIDTSGFVSGLVGQVALGAAVGVALTLALPPVPARVARRRLDALAAEVADQLDEMAEVLRGDSDDPKATWQGVTREVFPDALRLRESFSTLDESLRGNIRAARWRDLVQRRRDEADVLERVAALVENLAYMLGEVQGSERPWLRAGGEGAPAVADVLEELANVVRRLVGDDPLGPEDTRPLVDGVQRLADLVVATSGQGESLFPGGAVVVSLRRILGVLPVPAQDEAAPPPIAPLGGAAWPPRRSRGRRRRR
- a CDS encoding SRPBCC family protein; this translates as MRYEVGVDVDAPVEVAWTVLADPAEWPLLTDSFIKVRPKDGSGLVVGQRYVVRQPSMRALTWLVTDVEPGAGFTWRSSVLGVRTEASHRFVPRGSGSRLELRLVQSGPLARITGAIGGTHYRALVDREAATFAGAAEHRAR
- a CDS encoding DoxX family protein → MVVLAVIQLADAIFCLKPLPFVRDCLTDVRFPRRWWPVLTPLKLAAAAGLVAGIWIPYLGLVTTLALVAYFLAAITAHVRARDLGRNLFVNAIGMLVICVGVAWWSFA